The following are encoded in a window of Penicillium oxalicum strain HP7-1 chromosome II, whole genome shotgun sequence genomic DNA:
- a CDS encoding 60S ribosomal protein produces MPREVSDIKQFIEICRRKDASSARIQRNRKNQQTKFKVRCQRFIYTLALTDSAKAEKLKQSLPPSLKVVDVAKSDKKKL; encoded by the exons ATGCCTCGCGAAGTTTCCGACATCAAGCAGTTCATTGAGATCTGCCGCCGCAAGGATGCGTCCT CTGCCCGCATCCAGCGCAACCGCAAGAACCAGCAGACCAAGTTCAAGGTCCGCTGCCAGCGCTTCATCTACACCCTCGCCCTGACCGACTccgccaaggccgagaagctcaagcagtctcttcctcctt CCCTGAAGGTCGTTGACGTTGCCAAGagcgacaagaagaagctgtAA
- a CDS encoding Endoglucanase-4: MVSSKATTLSAMLACVSMVAGHGFVSSIMAGGKNYTGYLANSYPYMSNPPQSVGWATTATDLGFEDGTEYQSANIICHRDGKNAALSAPVTAGSKVEIQWTSWPDSHHGPVITYLASCGGDCSTVDKTTLKFFKIDEAGLIDDSNPPGTWATDQLIAAGNRWTVTIPKSIASGNYVMRHEIIALHSSGSKDGAQNYPQCLNLQVTGGGSAKPQGTLGEALYKDTDPGILINIYQSLKSYVIPGPALYSA, translated from the exons ATGGTATCTTCAAAAGCCACCACCCTATCTGCCATGTTGGCATGTGTCTCTATGGTCGCAGGCCATGGTTTCGTTTCCAGCATTATGGCAGGTGGCAAAAA CTACACTGGCTATCTCGCCAACTCCTACCCATACATGAGCAATCCACCCCAGAGCGTCGGCTGGGCCACCACAGCTACCGATCTAGGCTTTGAAGACGGCACCGAATATCAATCGGCCAACATCATCTGCCACCGAGATGGCAAGAATGCCGCACTCTCTGCACCCGTCACCGCAGGCTCCAAGGTGGAAATCCAATGGACCTCATGGCCAGACAGCCACCATGGTCCCGTCATCACATACCTTGCCTCCTGTGGTGGAGACTGCAGCACAGTCGACAAGACCACGCTCAAGTTCTTCAAGATCGATGAGGCCGGTCTGATTGATGACTCTAACCCTCCCGGAACGTGGGCCACGGATCAGCTCATTGCAGCTGGAAACCGATGGACGGTGACTATCCCCAAGAGCATTGCATCGGGGAACTATGTCATGCGTCACGAGATCATCGCTCTTCATTCTTCGGGTTCCAAGGATGGTGCACAGAACTATCCCCAGTGTTTGAATCTGCAGGTCACCGGTGGAGGGAGCGCTAAGCCTCAGGGTACTTTGGGTGAGGCTCTGTACAAGGACACTGATCCTGGCATTTTGATCAATATCTACCAGTCCTTGAAGAGCTACGTGATTCCCGGTCCAGCTCTGTACAGCGCGTGA
- a CDS encoding Mitochondrial presequence protease, with translation MLRSSMGLGKARVPALHQSISHRLLRPSSVISQRFATRRFASTVTDVENFPAVGEKLHGFTVREKKHVPELHLTAVRLTHDKTDADYLHVARDDKNNVFGIGFKTNPPDATGVPHILEHTTLCGSEKYPIRDPFFKMLPRSLSNFMNAFTSADHTTYPFATTNPQDFQNLLSVYLDATLHPLLKEADFKQEGWRLGPEDPRALLSAAGELEKKATLEDIVFKGVVYNEMKGQISDSNYLYYIRFKENIIPALNNSGGDPEFITDLTHQQLTDFSKRNYHPSNSKILTYGDMPLARHLEQVGAVLDGFSKGTTDTDVKLPLDLKEGMHITVPGPIDTFSSEDKQHKTSTSWYMGDSTDTVETFSVGIISSLFLDGYGSPMYRALIESGLGSSFTPNTGLDSSGKVPIFSVGVTGVSESEANTVKDVIQKAFRETVQAGFSEEKVRGILHQLELSLRHKTANFGIGIMEKTLSSWFNGANPMKELAWNDVIEEFKRRYEKPGYLESLVEKYLLNDRCMTFTMVGTPSFNQELDNKEAVRKEQKLSKLIEKHGSVEQAVASLTDAELELLKIQEDAHNADLSCLPTLRVKDISREKERKPVRESKIEDTEVVWREAPTNGLTYFQAVNAFEDLPDDLRLLMPLFNDCVMRLGTANRSMEQWEDLIKLKTGGISTSSFLVSSPTRLDQVKEGLQFSGFALDQKIPDMLDMLSTLVMETDFSSPAAPAMIQELLRLTTNGALDSVASTGHRFAVNAAAANLSRSLWIQEQQSGLEQLQATANLLRDAEKSPERLHELIEKLRLIQSFAISRSSGLRVRLVCEKESAAGNESILQKWLSGLPRVPSPRAATVPAFNSVDRAFYDLPYKVYYSGQATQTVPFTDPASAPLTVLSQMLTHNYLHPEIREKGGAYGAGASNGPLKGIFTFMSYRDPNPMNSLKVFSNSGLFARDRAWSEREIEEAKLGIFQGLDAPVSVDDEGARYFMSGVTHEMDQRWREQVLDVTAKDVNEVADRFLVNGTRKTTCVLGEKKDWAGADWEVRKLSMGQQSDTPPA, from the exons ATGTTACGCTCCTCGATGGGCCTGGGCAAAGCCCGCGTCCCAGCTTTGCACCAATCCATTTCCCACCGCCTCTTGAGGCCAAGCTCGGTGATCTCACAGCGATTTGCGACACGACGATTTGCATCAACAGTGACGGATGTTGAGAATTTCCCAGCGGTTGGTGAGAAACTTCACGGCTTTACTGTTCGCGAGAAGAAGCATGTCCCGGAACTGCACTTGACTGCAGTGCGACTCACGCATGACAAGACCGACGCGGATTACCTGCATGTCGCTCGAGATGACAAGAACAATGTGTTTGGTATTGGCTTCAAGACGAATCCTCCAGATGCCACTGGTGTGCCGCATATTCTGGAGCACACCACCCTCTGCGGAAGCGAAAA ATATCCCATTCGCGACCCTTTCTTCAAGATGCTTCCCCGGTCACTCTCAAACTTCATGAATGCTTTCACCTCCGCAGACCACACCACATACCCCTTCGCAACAACCAACCCACAAGACTTTCAGAATCTCCTGTCTGTCTATCTCGACGCAACTCTGCACCCTCTGCTGAAAGAAGCCGACTTCAAGCAAGAAGGCTGGCGACTGGGTCCTGAAGATCCTCGTGCGCTATTGTCGGCCGCTGGAGAGCTCGAGAAGAAGGCGACTCTGGAAGACATTGTCTTCAAGGGGGTGGTATACAATGAAATGAAGGGACAAATCTCCGATTCAAACTACCTTTACTATATTCGCTTCAAGGAAAACATCATTCCGGCTCTGAATAACTCAGGAGGCGACCCTGAGTTCATCACAGATTTAACTCACCAGCAATTGACTGATTTCTCCAAGCGCAATTATCATCCAAGCAACTCTAAAATCCTGACATATGGGGATATGCCACTGGCTCGCCACCTGGAGCAAGTGGGTGCAGTCTTGGATGGGTTCAGCAAAGGAACCACCGACACCGATGTCAAACTACCTCTTGATCTTAAAGAAGGGATGCACATTACCGTCCCTGGCCCCATTGATACCTTTTCCAGCGAGGACAAACAACACAAAACATCCACATCGTGGTATATGGGTGATTCGACAGACACGGTGGAGACCTTCTCCGTGGGGATCATTTCCTCGCTGTTCCTCGATGGCTACGGCTCGCCCATGTATCGTGCTCTGATCGAAAGTGGACTGGGCTCATCTTTCACTCCAAACACAGGCTTGGACTCGTCCGGCAAAGTGCCAATCTTCTCTGTCGGTGTGACTGGTGTCAGTGAATCGGAGGCAAATACTGTCAAGGATGTCATTCAAAAGGCATTCCGTGAGACAGTCCAAGCCGGATTCAGCGAGGAAAAGGTCCGTGGCATTCTCCATCAGCTAGAACTCTCTCTGCGCCATAAGACCGCCAATTTCGGCATTGGTATTATGGAGAAGACACTGTCTTCGTGGTTCAATGGCGCCAATCCGATGAAGGAGTTAGCCTGGAACGACGTTATCGAAGAGTTCAAGAGAAGATACGAGAAGCCCGGCTACCTTGAGTCATTGGTGGAGAAATACCTTCTCAATGACCGGTGTATGACCTTTACAATGGTCGGTACGCCATCCTTTAACCAGGAACTGGACAACAAGGAAGCCGTGCGCAAAGAACAGAAACTTTCCAAGCTCATTGAGAAACATGGCTCAGTCGAGCAGGCCGTGGCCAGTCTGACGGACGCAGAGCTGGAGCTTTTGAAAATACAAGAAGATGCACACAACGCCGACTTAAGCTGTCTCCCCACTCTGCGAGTGAAGGATATTTCCCGCGAGAAGGAACGCAAGCCCGTGCGCGAATCAAAGATCGAGGACACAGAGGTCGTCTGGCGAGAGGCACCAACCAACGGATTGACCTATTTCCAGGCCGTGAATGCTTTTGAAGACCTCCCTGACGACTTGCGCCTTTTGATGCCACTCTTCAACGACTGTGTGATGAGACTGGGTACCGCAAATCGCTCAATGGAACAGTGGGAGGACCTCATTAAGTTGAAGACTGGTGGAATCTCAACCTCTTCGTTCCTGGTCTCTTCTCCTACTCGATTAGATCAGGTCAAGGAAGGATTGCAGTTCTCTGGATTTGCCTTGGATCAGAAGATTCCCGACATGCTCGACATGCTCTCGACTTTGGTGATGGAGACAGACTTCTCTAGTCCCGCTGCTCCCGCCATGATTCAAGAGCTACTACGCTTGACAACGAATGGGGCGCTTGACTCTGTTGCGTCAACCGGCCATCGGTTTGCAGTAAATGCCGCTGCCGCGAACCTGTCCCGCAGCCTTTGGATTCAAGAGCAACAATCTGGCCTGGAACAACTACAGGCTACCGCAAACCTTCTGCGCGACGCAGAAAAGTCCCCGGAGCGTCTGCATGAATTAATCGAAAAGCTTCGCTTGATCCAATCATTCGCTATTTCAAGGTCATCTGGCCTCCGCGTGCGCCTGGtctgcgagaaagagagtgCTGCTGGCAATGAGTCCATCCTACAGAAGTGGCTGTCAGGCCTACCTCGCGTGCCCTCCCCCCGCGCAGCCACAGTCCCAGCTTTCAATTCTGTCGACAGGGCATTCTACGACCTTCCTTACAAGGTCTACTATTCCGGTCAAGCTACCCAGACCGTGCCATTCACCGATCCTGCCAGCGCGCCCCTTACTGTGCTGTCGCAAATGCTCACTCACAATTACCTGCATCCCGAAATTCGCGAGAAGGGTGGTGCTTACGGAGCTGGTGCTAGCAACGGTCCACTGAAGGGTATCTTCACTTTCATGAGTTACCGGGACCCTAACCCCATGAACTCGCTCAAAGTGTTTTCCAATAGCGGCCTCTTTGCCCGGGATCGGGCTTGGTCCGAAAGAGAGATCGAGGAAGCCAAGCTGGGCATTTTCCAAGGTCTCGATGCGCCCGTCAGCGTGGACGACGAAGGTGCGCGCTACTTCATGAGTGGCGTCACACATGAGATGGATCAGCGCTGGAGAGAACAAGTCCTGGATGTCACCGCAAAAGATGTCAACGAGGTGGCCGACCGATTCCTGGTCAATGGCACCCGGAAGACCACCTGTGTTCtgggcgagaagaaagattggGCAGGAGCTGACTGGGAAGTTCGAAAGCTGTCCATGGGCCAGCAAAGTGATACCCCTCCAGCATGA